From a single Callithrix jacchus isolate 240 chromosome 5, calJac240_pri, whole genome shotgun sequence genomic region:
- the MTNAP1 gene encoding mitochondrial nucleoid-associated protein 1 isoform X4, whose translation MSDNPSRMEVCPYCKKPFKRLKSHLPYCKMIGPTTPTEQKMDQSKPASLPNAKKMKGPIKVVVIKAKGKELETENEERNSKLMMDKPEQTVKSFPLPAVGLERATTTEADKDGKNPTQPSFKMPKNTKPKTAFQEETKAQFYATEDTSPKRELAKDLPKSGDSGRHPSEAGASLLVGSIELSLSNQDRKYSSTIPNNIQTTSYDLQLDKIDPQRQELLVKLLDGPTGDCHSSPKNVGDGVKRVRTSLSSNERESKGRDHLSGVSADVRVTETPEKNTESLILSLKMSSLGKIQVMENQEKGLRLGVETCGSKRNAEKSVSATEKQDWTALRHGSENFSTSDSATGRKSQGEGPHLSLFIPRETTYKLHSVSQPSGQSLASLATKFLQEEKVEAWSHNHVPGVRALMESPEGQMSLEPKSVSQFQASHTGCQSPLHSTQHHTPQSPFTSHAAAAGRKALPSCMGLEWFPELYPGYLGLGVLPGKPQYWNAVSRKPQLTSPQGETLSQGWIRCNTTIRKSGVGSITMLFTGYFILCCSWSFRHLKLQRWRK comes from the coding sequence ATGAGTGATAATCCATCCAGAATGGAAGTGTGCCCTTATTGTAAGAAGCCATTTAAACGATTAAAATCCCACTTGCCATATTGTAAGATGATAGGACCAACCACACCTACTGAACAAAAAATGGATCAGTCCAAGCCTGCTTCACTCCCAAATGCTAAAAAAATGAAAGGGCCAATCAAAGTTGTTGTAATAAAAGCTAAAGGGAAAGAGTTAGAGacagagaatgaagaaagaaattctaaGTTGATGATGGACAAACCAGAACAGACAGTGAAGTCCTTTCCACTACCTGCTGTTGGTTTGGAAAGAGCAACTACTACAGAGGCAGATAAAGATGGCAAGAATCCAACCCAACCATCCTTCAAAATGCCAAAAAATACTAAGCCGAAGACTGCTTTCCAagaagaaaccaaggctcagttTTATGCAACAGAGGACACCTCTCCTAAAAGAGAACTTGCCAAAGATCTGCCTAAGTCAGGAGACAGTGGACGTCATCCTTCAGAAGCTGGGGCATCTTTACTGGTTGGCTCAATAGAACTTTCTTTGTCAAATCAAGATAGAAAATACTCCTCAACTATACCTAATAATATACAAACTACCTCTTATGATCTGCAGTTGGACAAAATTGATCCCCAAAGACAGGAACTTCTAGTAAAATTGCTAGATGGGCCCACCGGTGATTGTCATAGTTCTCCAAAGAATGTTGGTGATGGGGTTAAAAGGGTAAGAACATCATtgtcaagcaatgagagagaatCCAAAGGCAGGGATCACCTCTCAGGAGTTTCTGCTGATGTTCGAGTCACTGAGACTCCTGAAAAGAACACAGAATCACTCATTTTAAGCCTTAAAATGAGCTCATTAGGTAAAATCCAAGTCATGGAGAACCAAGAGAAAGGACTTAGGCTTGGAGTAGAGACGTGTGGGAgcaaaagaaatgcagagaaaagtGTGTCCGCAACAGAAAAGCAGGACTGGACTGCCTTGAGACATGGCTCTGAGAACTTCAGCACCAGTGATTCAGCCACAGGAAGGAAGTCTCAAGGTGAAGGACCACATTTAAGCTTGTTCATTCCAAGGGAGACAACTTACAAGTTGCATTCTGTATCGCAGCCAAGTGGTCAAAGTCTTGCTTCTCTAGCTACAAAATTTCTTCAAGAAGAGAAAGTAGAAGCCTGGAGTCATAATCATGTCCCTGGTGTCAGGGCATTAATGGAGAGTCCTGAGGGACAGATGTCTCTGGAGCCCAAATCAGTCAGTCAGTTccaagcatcacacactgggtgccAGAGCCCTTTACATTCAACCCAGCATCACACTCCTCAGAGCCCCTTCACCAGTCATGCTGCAGCTGCTGGCAGGAAGGCCCTTCCTAGCTGCATGGGGCTGGAGTGGTTTCCAGAGCTCTATCCTGGTTACCTTGGACTAGGGGTGTTGCCAGGGAAGCCTCAGTATTGGAATGCAGTGTCCCGGAAGCCACAACTTACCAGTCCACAGGGGGAAACACTCTCACAAG